A portion of the Blautia hansenii DSM 20583 genome contains these proteins:
- a CDS encoding magnesium transporter CorA family protein, protein MIRIFKTIDGKIHQVEEASEGCWLALTDPTATEIFEVARKYHIEVDDLRAPLDEEERSRIEVEDDYTLIIVDTPILEERGEKDWYGTIPLSIIVTDEIIITVCLEDTSVLGRFMDGRVRNFYTYMKTRFILQILYKNASMFLHYLRIIDKKSEEVEEKLQESTKNKELIELLELEKSLVYFTTSLRSNEIVLEKLLKVERIKQYPDDTDLLEDVIIENKQAIEMANVYSGILSGMTDAFASIVSNNLNIVMKFLATVTIVMSIPTMIFSAYGMNVNLKGMPFASHPEGFAIVIVLSLLLSLIVAFIFSKKNLF, encoded by the coding sequence ATGATTAGAATATTTAAAACAATTGATGGGAAAATTCATCAGGTAGAGGAAGCCAGCGAAGGCTGCTGGCTTGCGCTTACCGATCCTACTGCAACGGAGATTTTTGAGGTTGCAAGGAAGTATCATATTGAAGTAGACGACTTGAGAGCGCCTTTGGATGAGGAAGAACGTTCACGTATTGAGGTGGAGGATGACTATACCTTGATTATCGTGGATACGCCGATTTTGGAGGAAAGAGGAGAGAAAGACTGGTATGGTACTATCCCTTTATCAATTATTGTAACAGATGAGATTATTATTACGGTATGTCTGGAGGATACCTCAGTTCTGGGGCGATTTATGGATGGACGTGTCCGTAATTTTTATACGTATATGAAAACCAGATTTATTCTTCAGATTTTGTATAAAAATGCAAGCATGTTCCTGCATTATCTGCGTATTATAGATAAGAAAAGTGAAGAAGTGGAAGAAAAGCTTCAGGAGTCTACGAAAAATAAAGAACTCATTGAGCTTCTGGAACTGGAAAAATCACTGGTTTATTTTACTACCTCGTTAAGGTCCAATGAAATCGTGTTGGAAAAACTTTTGAAGGTAGAGCGTATTAAGCAGTATCCGGATGATACAGATCTTCTGGAAGATGTTATTATAGAGAATAAGCAGGCCATTGAGATGGCGAATGTATACAGTGGAATTTTAAGTGGAATGACAGATGCGTTTGCTTCTATTGTATCCAATAATCTCAATATCGTTATGAAATTTTTGGCGACAGTTACCATTGTTATGTCTATTCCTACTATGATTTTCAGCGCCTATGGAATGAATGTAAATCTCAAAGGAATGCCTTTTGCATCTCATCCTGAGGGATTTGCCATTGTAATTGTACTTTCACTGCTTTTAAGTCTGATAGTGGCATTTATCTTTTCAAAAAAGAATTTATTTTAA
- the pyk gene encoding pyruvate kinase, with amino-acid sequence MRKTKIVCTMGPNTDNKDIMEALVKNGMNVARFNFSHGDYEEQRNRMDLLKRVREEQGKPVAILLDTKGPEIRTGVLENGKKVTLSEGADFTLYTKETVGNASGCSITYAGLTEDVKQGNRILIDDGLIELEVKEVEKDAIHCRVVNGGELGEKKGINVPNVKVQLPVVTEKDKADIIFGIEQKIDFIAASFIRNAEGVKEIRKILEEHHAEDIAIIAKIENAEGLENIDEIIEVADGIMVARGDLGVEIPAPQVPHIQKMIIHKCNANYIPVITATQMLDSMIRNPRPTRAEVTDVANAIYDGTDAIMLSGETAAGKYPVEALKMMSEIAENTEQYVNYDQYIMHRTMYKKTKVSCAIGIASVRTARNIEADCIATPTMSGKTARLISSFRPVMPIYAITPNERVERKMQLYWGVTPLKGYTRDTAENVILNAMETLKEKKLVKKGQMVVVTAGDPATNSSKAEANVTNMLHVMEVI; translated from the coding sequence ATGCGTAAAACAAAAATCGTTTGCACCATGGGACCAAATACAGATAATAAGGACATTATGGAGGCTTTGGTTAAAAATGGGATGAATGTAGCCCGTTTTAACTTTTCGCATGGTGATTACGAAGAACAGCGCAATCGTATGGATTTATTAAAACGTGTAAGAGAAGAACAGGGAAAACCTGTTGCTATTCTTCTTGACACAAAAGGACCGGAAATTCGCACCGGTGTTTTGGAAAACGGAAAAAAAGTAACGTTGTCGGAAGGGGCAGACTTTACTTTATATACAAAAGAGACAGTGGGAAATGCTTCCGGCTGTTCTATTACTTATGCGGGGCTTACAGAAGATGTAAAACAGGGAAACCGAATTTTAATTGATGACGGTTTGATTGAGCTGGAAGTAAAAGAAGTAGAAAAAGATGCTATCCATTGCCGTGTGGTAAACGGAGGAGAGCTTGGAGAAAAGAAGGGAATTAACGTTCCAAATGTAAAAGTACAGCTTCCTGTTGTTACAGAAAAAGATAAGGCAGATATTATTTTTGGAATTGAGCAAAAAATAGATTTTATTGCGGCTTCTTTTATCAGAAATGCAGAGGGTGTAAAAGAAATTCGCAAAATTCTCGAGGAGCATCATGCAGAGGATATTGCTATTATTGCAAAAATCGAAAATGCAGAAGGTTTGGAAAATATTGATGAGATTATTGAAGTGGCAGATGGCATTATGGTAGCCAGAGGCGATTTGGGAGTGGAAATTCCTGCTCCTCAGGTTCCTCATATTCAGAAGATGATTATTCATAAATGCAATGCCAATTATATTCCGGTTATCACAGCAACACAGATGCTGGACTCTATGATACGTAATCCACGTCCTACCCGTGCAGAGGTAACCGACGTTGCAAATGCAATTTATGACGGTACAGATGCCATTATGCTGTCAGGCGAGACAGCAGCAGGAAAATATCCTGTGGAAGCTCTGAAAATGATGAGCGAAATTGCAGAAAACACAGAACAGTACGTAAATTATGACCAATATATTATGCACAGAACCATGTATAAGAAAACAAAGGTGTCCTGTGCCATCGGAATTGCATCTGTTCGTACAGCCAGAAATATTGAAGCTGACTGTATTGCAACACCAACCATGTCGGGAAAGACAGCCCGCTTAATTTCCAGTTTCCGTCCGGTGATGCCGATTTATGCCATTACTCCAAATGAGAGAGTAGAGCGTAAAATGCAGCTTTATTGGGGCGTTACACCGTTAAAGGGATATACAAGAGATACGGCGGAAAATGTTATTTTAAATGCAATGGAAACTTTGAAAGAGAAGAAGCTGGTGAAGAAAGGCCAGATGGTGGTTGTCACGGCAGGCGATCCGGCTACAAACAGCAGCAAGGCTGAAGCAAATGTTACAAATATGCTTCATGTTATGGAAGTGATTTAA
- a CDS encoding BlaR1 family beta-lactam sensor/signal transducer, producing MDDFMFRFLISNLLLCGIIGVLLLMKRILKNSLSSRMQYNLWFLLLGLLAVPFMPFRFIKLSELFVWFKNQNLISSFQTNTALNPSASTNIAHGKNWMEDFTLSVNKYFPPIIGYFLFALWILGIITMLLFFIKSAFRLRTLKKSALPLQNPKVHQVYQRCLKDTGITKNISVYSTVFLKSPVIVGVFKPCIYLPIHLISDSKEEDIRYMLLHELQHYKHKDGIVNYLMSLAGIVYWFHPLVRYALKEMRNDREIACDTSVLKMLKADDYVAYGNTLLNLAGKLSLTPHPFVSGISGNMKQMKRRILSIASYEKPTAKKKRKSMFSFLLVSFLILGFAPFVSTYAADKDLYLWDTSAKNCSKLHLSNYFEGYEGSFVLYDLKNETWKIHNKKQAVLRIAPNSTYKIYNALFALETGIIKPESSLIEWNGTSYPFEAWNKNQTLQSAMNSSVNWYFQSLDEQLGAVSVQAYLHKIGYGNEDLNSDFSSYWMEASLKISPIEQVELLTKLQQNSLNFTEENMKAVKDAIHISSSDLGDFYGKTGTGRVNGQDINGWFIGFVENPNNTYFFATNIHAASHASGIIAAEITLSILADMNIWKP from the coding sequence ATGGACGATTTTATGTTCCGTTTTCTTATTTCTAACTTATTGCTCTGTGGCATCATTGGTGTTCTTTTACTTATGAAACGAATTTTAAAAAACAGCTTGTCCAGCCGAATGCAGTATAACTTATGGTTTCTGCTATTGGGACTTTTAGCGGTTCCCTTTATGCCATTTCGTTTTATCAAATTATCAGAATTGTTCGTATGGTTTAAAAATCAAAATCTTATTTCTTCTTTCCAAACAAACACAGCACTAAACCCGTCCGCAAGTACAAATATTGCACACGGTAAAAACTGGATGGAGGATTTTACACTTTCTGTAAATAAGTATTTTCCCCCTATAATCGGCTATTTTTTATTTGCTCTTTGGATATTGGGTATTATCACAATGTTATTGTTCTTCATCAAATCGGCCTTCCGCCTGCGCACCTTGAAAAAATCTGCTTTACCTCTTCAAAATCCCAAGGTTCATCAAGTATATCAGCGCTGTCTAAAAGACACAGGCATTACCAAAAATATTTCTGTATACAGCACTGTTTTTCTGAAATCTCCTGTTATTGTGGGGGTTTTTAAACCCTGTATCTATCTTCCCATTCATCTCATATCCGACAGTAAAGAAGAAGATATTCGATACATGCTCTTACATGAATTGCAGCACTACAAACATAAAGATGGGATAGTAAACTATCTGATGAGCCTTGCCGGAATTGTTTACTGGTTCCACCCTCTTGTCCGATATGCACTGAAAGAAATGCGAAATGACCGAGAAATTGCCTGTGATACTTCTGTTTTAAAAATGTTGAAAGCAGACGATTATGTGGCGTACGGAAATACACTGCTTAACCTCGCCGGCAAACTTTCTCTTACCCCGCATCCCTTTGTATCCGGTATCAGCGGAAATATGAAACAAATGAAGCGAAGAATTCTAAGTATTGCTTCTTATGAAAAACCAACCGCAAAGAAAAAGCGAAAAAGTATGTTTTCTTTTCTGTTGGTATCTTTTCTTATTTTGGGATTTGCACCATTTGTCTCTACCTACGCAGCGGATAAAGACCTCTATCTGTGGGACACTTCTGCAAAGAACTGCTCCAAGCTGCACCTTAGCAATTATTTTGAGGGATATGAAGGCAGCTTTGTATTATATGATTTAAAAAATGAGACTTGGAAAATACACAATAAAAAACAGGCAGTTCTACGTATTGCCCCAAACTCTACTTACAAAATATATAATGCTTTGTTTGCACTAGAAACCGGTATTATCAAACCCGAAAGCTCCTTAATCGAATGGAACGGAACCTCCTATCCTTTTGAAGCATGGAATAAAAATCAAACCTTGCAGTCCGCTATGAATTCTTCTGTAAACTGGTACTTCCAATCTCTTGACGAACAGCTTGGCGCTGTTTCTGTTCAAGCTTATCTTCACAAAATCGGATATGGCAATGAGGATTTAAACAGTGATTTTTCTTCTTATTGGATGGAAGCTTCCCTGAAAATTTCCCCAATCGAGCAGGTCGAGCTTTTAACGAAATTGCAGCAGAACAGCTTGAATTTTACAGAGGAAAATATGAAAGCAGTAAAAGACGCTATTCACATATCTTCCTCTGACCTTGGGGATTTTTATGGAAAAACCGGAACAGGACGTGTAAACGGGCAGGATATAAACGGCTGGTTTATCGGTTTCGTAGAAAATCCAAACAACACATACTTTTTCGCCACTAATATCCATGCAGCAAGTCACGCAAGCGGAATTATTGCAGCAGAAATAACTCTGTCCATTTTGGCAGACATGAATATCTGGAAACCATAG
- a CDS encoding diaminopimelate decarboxylase: MEKKTFVTKEQLEEIIKTYPTPFHLYDEKGIRENAKAMKEAFSWNKGFKEYFAVKANANPFLINLLREYGFGCDCSSYTELMLSEAIGCVGEDIMFSSNDTPTEDFQYAAQLGATINLDDITHIDFLEKAIGKIPERISCRFNPGGIFEVCNGIMDNPGDAKYGMTEEQIFDAFRILKEKGSKEFGIHAFLASNTVTNEYYPMLAKKLFELAVRLEKETGAKICFINLSGGVGIPYTPDQEPNDIRAIGEGVHRVYDEVLVPAGMGDVAIYSELGRFMMGPYGCLVTTAIHEKHTHKDYIGLDACAVNLMRPAMYGAYHHITVMGKENLPLDHKYDVTGSLCENNDKFAVDRMLPEIQKGDILVIHDTGAHGFAMGYNYNGKLKSAELLLKEDGSVQLIRRAEKPSDYFATFDCFDFYEKLVEKQNK, from the coding sequence ATGGAGAAAAAGACATTTGTTACAAAAGAGCAGCTTGAAGAAATCATAAAAACATATCCCACCCCATTTCATCTTTATGACGAAAAAGGAATTCGGGAAAATGCAAAAGCTATGAAAGAAGCCTTTTCATGGAACAAGGGATTTAAAGAATATTTTGCAGTAAAAGCAAATGCCAATCCATTTTTAATCAACCTTTTAAGAGAATATGGTTTTGGCTGTGACTGTTCATCTTATACAGAACTGATGCTGTCAGAAGCCATTGGCTGTGTCGGAGAAGATATTATGTTTTCCTCCAATGATACACCGACAGAGGACTTCCAATACGCAGCTCAATTAGGAGCTACCATTAATTTAGACGATATTACCCACATTGATTTTTTAGAAAAAGCTATCGGAAAAATTCCTGAAAGAATTAGCTGTCGTTTTAATCCCGGCGGCATTTTTGAAGTATGCAACGGAATTATGGATAATCCGGGAGACGCAAAATACGGCATGACAGAGGAACAGATTTTTGATGCTTTCCGCATTTTAAAAGAAAAAGGCTCTAAAGAATTTGGAATACATGCCTTTTTGGCAAGCAATACCGTCACCAATGAATATTACCCTATGCTGGCAAAAAAACTTTTTGAGCTTGCAGTGAGACTTGAAAAAGAAACAGGCGCCAAAATATGCTTTATTAACCTTTCAGGCGGCGTGGGTATTCCATATACCCCTGACCAAGAGCCAAATGATATCCGTGCCATCGGAGAAGGTGTTCACCGTGTTTACGATGAAGTCCTTGTTCCTGCGGGTATGGGTGATGTTGCTATTTATTCCGAATTGGGACGTTTTATGATGGGACCCTATGGCTGTCTTGTAACAACCGCAATCCACGAAAAACATACCCATAAAGATTATATCGGCTTAGATGCCTGTGCGGTAAATCTTATGCGCCCTGCCATGTACGGAGCTTATCACCATATTACGGTAATGGGAAAGGAAAACCTGCCCTTAGACCACAAATATGATGTTACAGGTTCACTGTGTGAAAACAATGATAAATTTGCTGTTGACAGAATGCTTCCGGAAATTCAAAAGGGCGATATTCTGGTTATTCACGATACAGGCGCTCACGGTTTTGCCATGGGATATAACTATAATGGAAAATTAAAATCAGCGGAATTACTTTTAAAGGAAGACGGAAGTGTTCAATTAATACGCCGTGCAGAAAAACCGTCAGATTATTTTGCAACTTTTGATTGTTTTGATTTTTATGAAAAATTAGTAGAAAAACAAAACAAATAA
- a CDS encoding BlaI/MecI/CopY family transcriptional regulator: MKTLPQISEAEFEIMKIVWKYAPISTKEITEKLLPITSWSPKTIQTLIKRLVTKGVLTYKKESRMFIYTPTVKESEYIGQESSSFLNRYYDGDITAMVSAYIESDKLSDSELDTLRALLSQKQEKGGK; the protein is encoded by the coding sequence ATGAAAACTCTTCCACAAATTTCCGAAGCTGAATTTGAGATCATGAAAATCGTATGGAAATACGCACCTATCAGCACAAAGGAAATCACAGAAAAATTACTGCCCATTACAAGCTGGAGTCCCAAAACCATTCAGACTCTAATCAAGCGCCTTGTAACCAAAGGTGTCCTTACTTATAAAAAAGAAAGCCGTATGTTTATCTATACTCCCACAGTGAAAGAGAGTGAATACATCGGACAGGAAAGCTCTTCTTTTCTAAACCGCTATTATGACGGAGATATTACCGCCATGGTATCTGCCTATATCGAAAGTGATAAATTATCTGACTCTGAATTGGATACGCTTCGTGCTCTCCTTTCACAGAAACAGGAAAAAGGAGGCAAATAA